Below is a genomic region from Kryptolebias marmoratus isolate JLee-2015 linkage group LG12, ASM164957v2, whole genome shotgun sequence.
aaacctTTCTGGTTGAAAAACAGGAGGGTGAAGACGAGACAAGAGACGATGTTCATCAGACTCACCTCATCGATCTCCCTGATCCACCTGTCGATGCCATCGAAGGACCACCGGTTGGTGATGTCATACACCAGCAGGATCCCCTGAGGATAGACCAAACCACTCAGACACAGGATTCTGTAACCCCAGTTTATTCCGTGCAGGTGTTTGTGCTCACCTGAGCTCCTCGGGAGTACGAACGGAAGATGGTACAGAACCTGCCCTGACCCGAGGTGTCCCTGGAGAGACAAGATCAATCATCCGACAGACTAAAGCCACATGGCTCAGATTCAGCTGGGATCCAACAGAAACTCAGACTGAGCTAACCTGCATCACCACACAGCGCCGGTCTTTAAACAACATCTACCTGGGCAATAAggagcaataataataatatggaCGAACTGCTTCAGCGCAGAGAGATTATGCTTGGTTGACAGCGCAGTTTAAGGCACACATCTCcctttgttagcactcagaattaGACAGAAGCTGTTAAACAGAGTGAAATTGGCTCTCGCTTCTTTATAATTTGGGCCTTCTTACAAAGATGACATAAAGCAATAATTTGTCAACTTTTAACCTGAAACTGTTTCACTAAACAGCTGAACCAATGTTGCTAAGTTTTATAACTTTTCTCTTCTGCTCACCACAGCTCCAGCTTCACTCTCCTGCCGTCCAGAAGGATGGTGGTGGTTTTATAGTCGATacctgcagagaaacaggaagcagaaccgTCAGAACCCAGAACCTCTGCAGTCAGAGAGAAGCTGCTGTGATCAGTGACTCGTCACGACTCCTCACGACTCATAACGACTTGTCACGACTCATAACAACTCATAACGAGTCATCACGACTCGTCACGACTCCTCACGACTCATAAAAACTCATAACAAGTCATAACGACTCATCACGACTTGTCACGACTCCTCACAACTCGTCACGACTCATAACAACTCATAACGAGTCATCACGACTCCTTATGACTCCTCACGTCATAACGACTCGTCACGACTCGTCACGACTCATAACGACTCGTTACGACTCGTAACGACTCGTCACGACTCGTCCCTCTGCTCAGGTTTAAACTCCCCTGAGGTTACATCCTCAGGTTAATCACACAGAAGAAAGACTGGATCCAGGTACTGGATCAGAACCTTTAACAGGACTTTAACTAGAGATAAAACGtgtcaggcactaggaccatGTAGAGCAGcttctgcagctacgtgctgagaggaagagtcaaACAGGCGTAATGCCTTAAAGCCGGGAAAGAAAACGTGTTCAGAGGCGATCAGACTTTGAGGTGGAGCTGAATCGGACGGCGCCGTGACTCCTCCTCCTGtcagctgtcagaaaacaggagtttcactctaatgttCTTTTCCAAAACAAATGACCGGACCTCCGACATGTGGCTCAGATTGTGTTTGCTGCCGGACCGCTCCACCTGAGGCCACACCTCTTTACTCCACAGAACACAACAACTCTGATCTATTTGttcaaaatgaactttttagCTCTGATAaattcagctgaaatgtttccatccatcataaaaagacaaattaaattCTCTCTCAATATTCAgacattaaacaaataaaaagtcatcTGAGGAATCtgaactgacctaaaacaggaaaagtttagtcagaaagtaaaaaaaggttctgtggatggaaacatctggtttggGAAACTGACATTTAAAAGGAATTCATGAGAAGTTCAGCATCTCTCCTGaaggttctgcagcaggttctgcagcaggttcTGACGGGTCTTCTGCTTCCAGGCAGCTGAACTGAAGTGCTGAGCTGGGAGAACCCTAATTGAGTCGAAGTGAGTGCAGCACCAAGACGCTTCACAGGAATCGAGAACTTCTCTGATGTCGGAGCTGAAAATGATTCTTGGACCTCCTGCTGAGACTTTCTCTGGAAGCTGTTCATCGAACTTTAAGGACCATCCTGCGGTTCCAGTCAACCTTCTGCTCTTTGGTTGCTTAAGTTCTGGTCCAGTTTGTTCCTGCTGATGCAGAGCAGAGCAGTCCGTCCATCAGTCGGGTCGTGGAGGTACCAGGTCCTGCCTCAGATCCTCCTGGAGGAACCCACACAGAGGACCAcagagttctgggtctgaccTCACTGTGATGAagagggttctggttctgatccggtaTGAAGAGCCTTGCattctgagtttatttttaaaaaagctgcataaagaaatgtttaattacTCAACAGACgtcgttgttttgttttcctaaaattaatttgttatttttttattaaacctttctCATGTCAGGTCCTGAATCCAAACCCAGAGaatcagtttttacatttccagCACAGTTTGAAGTTTCTGACTGACAGATCACCCATCTGCTGATGTAAACCTGACTCCAGGATCAATAATCAATAAATCACAGAGACACCGATCGCTTCAGATGATCCGAGCCAACCAATCCCAGCCTGAGGAGAGTTATCCAATCACAATCTGTTCTCCTGGCTCTGATGGTCCTCCTGAAATATTCAGggtcctctctctctcacccacacacacacacacaccgagcgATGGGAATCTGCGTGTTCAGCTGCGTCCTGTCCTCCATGTTGGATGAAGCTGTTTGATCTTCCTCACTTCAATCAGAAGCGCCTCCTCCTTCTGATGCTGCTAACGAGCTGCTCGTTTATTTCTGGTAACGAGGGCCTGAAGCAGCGGTTTGTAGTTCgctttaaaaagataaacaaacaaataagatcCAGCGGGCTCTGACTTCTGGTACCAGAACTTCTTACTTCCACAGctgttcctcttcttctgtctccttccacccagtgtctctctgctggaggactgagggcttcctctcagaggtcagaggtcacacacccaagcTCCCacttccaaacaggaagtgaaggctctttttacCTTGTCATGGCTCTTCCACCAAATGCTTTAGAAACCTAAACCAGAACACGTGACCATCAGAACCTCCGGTGGCTCCCGGGTCGGGCAGGTTCTGTTTCCACAGACATCTCCAGCTTCTGACAGGAGTCATGAGAGGAACCGTCCTGCAGGCTGACCGAGGCTCAGAGTCTGCTGCTTCGAGGAGGACAGAGGCTGCNNNNNNNNNNNNNNNNNNNNNNNNNNNNNNNNNNNNNNNNNNNNNNNNNNNNNNNNNNNNNNNNNNNNNNNNNNNNNNNNNNNNNNNNNNNNNNNNNNNNCTAACATCTGTTCTAACATCTGTCCTTACAGATTTAGGTCCCCTCCCTGACTTCATTCGTTTCTAACCTTctaatgtgaaacattttatcttCTCTTTCTGATCTGCTGGTTTCCGTAAATCAGCCATCCTAACCCTTCAGATGGGAACCAGAGGTCGACCTCGTTAAAGCTTCAGGAATACATTAATATGTGTTTAATAACCCTAAGAGAAGAggctggctgtagcagctgctgcttcatgtCTAAGGCGTGCAGGTTGGTTCCCCTCAGGGGTAGATTTTATGGAGCAGGTATTAAAGGGAAGTTCTCAGGACCCGCTGCATGTGGAAGCCCTGACAGAGCACAGCTCTGAGGTTTTCACCCTCGGCAGGCCTGAAACAGTCATCCTCAGAGACAGGACAGTCACTCACCGCTGCTGTAAGCGTACGGAGATTCTGCTGATCCATCCTGAAGGCTGTCCAGAATCTCTCCTTTCCCCACGTCGCTGTCTCCCACCAGGAGGAACTTCAGCAGGTAGTCGTAGCTTTTCACCGGGCTGCCCTGGCTGCTCATCTCCCCGTACTGTGAGCCCAGCGGGCTGAAGGTCCAACCTTTAACTTCTCCTTCTGCTTTGATCCAAAACAAACCCTGTTATGCCATGAACTTTCTGAATGAGGGTCCACCACACAAGTCTTTGTTTTGCCCGTTTAACTGTCCCAGCTGAGTATTTCAGACTAAAAAAACGAGTTAAAGTCTCAGAAAAGGTGTGCCAAAAATCAGCTCTGAAAATCAGTTGAcagttcaaaggtcaaaggtaGCACACAGGAGGGTACAAAACATCTCAGGTAAATGACTGAAACAGTATGCACTCACATACTGGAGCTGAgcctgttatttttattaaagtgtttttaaataacctGAATAAAGTCtatttcagaaacaaagacGTGTGGAACTGTGTTTATTATTAGCTTGGCACTACTTTGCAGCACCTGTACTCCTATTTACTTAATAACAGACGTGTTTTAGTCagctaacaaacaacaaaacttaaaatctgtcctttttGCTCCCATTTAGGAGGTTTTATTAGCAACAAGAGGCTAACCCTGGAGCTAGCGGGCTAGCCTAGCTGTTAtcactgctgctttaaaacccaaaacagaatttgtttaaaaacagtgcCACACCATAATATTACTGGGGTTGAAAGGTTTTTTCCCGAAGGATGTAAAACAATAAGTGTCGCTGTTTTTGTGAGGTAACGGCTCTCTGAGCTAGCTCAACTTCGGCAGAGTAATTTCAGGCCCCCGCTCGTCTTCCTTTGATCCGAATACAAAAACATCCGTAACGTGACAGCGTTAGTTCTCCTGTAATCACGTAGCTGCAGCGTTCTTACGTCCAGTCCGGATCTGTGAAGTTGTGTTCCGTTCATGTCAGCCCGGAATGTTTCCATTTCTCTCCATTCTTCTGTGTCATAATCACAGATGTTCCTCCTCGGAGCTCCACAACAAAACTGACGCTGACAGATCAGCGCCCGCCCCTCCGCTCTGACGCCCCGCCCACTCACAGACAAGCCCCGCCTTATCTCCGATCTGATTGGACGAAGGGTGACCAACACAGCGGCTTCCATTGGCTAATGAAAGCGTCCGTCACGGTGTCTGTCAACAATGCGCAGATGGTGAGGAGGACCACAAAGATGATCCATTCTTCGCTGAACAGAACAAAGAGAAATATCTCATTGCGTGGACAATCAGGATTAAATTAAAGCTTAAACTAAAAGATTCCGTCTGACTCGTATCACTGTTTTCTTCTTACAGCCTGCATCATTTAATCATCATCAACACTCAAAAAAGGCTAAACTGAGAATAAAGGCGATGAAAACTGGAGCAAACCTCCCATTCCTGAAGACAAGCACTATCACTTTAAACTGTAGGGTTTGTTTTGGTGCAAACATTTGGCCCTTTTCCCATTCTGGTGCATAAGTTGAAGAGAATAAGACATGTGGAGtacagtaatttgttttttatgagtgTGAAATCTGTTTGTATAACACCATGACTCATCTGTGCCTGCAGCTCTGCCAGaaacacctacacacacacacaatgaatgaatgaaacatgtaaacctgaacagaaaacacatcaaCTGAGATCTGTGGCTGTTAGAAAGCAACATGGCTGCCTCTACCAATCTGACACTAACATACGTCGTTCTGGAGCGGGATTCTTCTGGTTACAGCCGTGTGTCAGTGATGTAGTCCTCAGACATTCCACATCAATACCACGTATGTCCTGCAGTCACTGCTGCGTACACAGTGTTGGAGTAAATGTGGTGTTATCACAGTACCAACAACTTCCACACAACATGATTTCTGTCATTTCCTTCATTGACTCCATCAGCTCCAAACCCTCCGGCTGACACGTCCTGGAGTCCTGGAAGTGTCTCTCTGAGGAACTATGGAGAGCGGGAAGGCTCAAACATcatgtttctgtgatttttatcaGAATGCTTTTCTAACAGAACCTTAGTTCTGTTCAGTTAAattgtaaaatatctcaaactcAAACTGCACTTTCTTTACACAACAGATACTGAAGGTAAggtcattattattatgttaaAGATGAAATGTTTCACTGAGTGCAGATGTTTAAGGTTAAATGTGTGCACGCTTCCACATCTGtgacaggggtggaaattagcacccgcgggtaaatatttgaagtggcgggtgaatttgatcaacacacacgccactgtggcgggttggcaatttgaacagaaaaggtgttatttgtcctcctgacatataggggacAGTAATGTGCTNNNNNNNNNNNNNNNNNNNNNNNNNNNNNNNNNNNNNNNNNNNNNNNNNNNNNNNNNNNNNNNNNNNNNNNNNNNNNNNNNNNNNNNNNNNNNNNNNNNNNNNNNNNNNNNNNNNNNNNNNNNNNNNNNNNNNNNNNNNNNNNNNNNNNNNNNNNNNNNNNNNNNNNNNNNNNNNNNNNNNNNNNNNNNNNNNNNNNNNNNNNNNNNNNNNNNNNNNNNNNNNNNNNNNNNNNNNNNNNNNNNNNNNNNNNNNNNNNNNNNNNNNNNNNNNNNNNNNNNNNNNNNNNNNNNNNNNNNNNNNNNNNNNNNNNNNNNNNNNNNNNNNNNNNNNNNNNNNNNNNNNNNNNNNNNNNNNNNNNNNNNNNNNNNNNNNNNNNNNNNNNNNNNNNNNNNNNNNNNNNNNNNNNNNNNNNNNNNNNNNNNNNNNNNNNNNNNNNNNNNNNNNNNNNNNNNNNNNNNNNNNNNNNNNNNNNNNNNNNNNNNNNNNNNNNNNNNNNNNNNNNNNNNNNNNNNNNNNNNNNNNNNNNNNNNNNNNNNNNNNNNNNNNNNNNNNNNNNNNNNNNNNNNNNNNNNNNNNNNNNNNNNNNNNNNNNNNNNNNNNNNNNNNNNNNNNNNNNNNNNNNNNNNNNNNNNNNNNNNNNNNNNNNNNNNNNNNNNNNNNNNNNNNNNNNNNNNNNNNNNNNNNNNNNNNNNNNNNNNNNNNNNNNNNNNNNNNNNNNNNNNNNNNNNNNNNNNNNNNNNNNNNNNNNNNNNNNNNNNNNNNNNNNNNNNNNNNNNNNNNNNNNNNNNNNNNNNNNNNNNNNNNNNNNNNNNNNNNNNNNNNNNNNNNNNNNNNNNNNNNNNNNNNNNNNNNNNNNNNNNNNNNNNNNNNNNNNNNNNNNNNNNNNNNNNNNNNNNNNNNNNNNNNNNNNNNNNNNNNNNNNNNNNNNNNNNNNNNNNNNNNNNNNNNNNNNNNNNNNNNNNNNNNNNNNNNNNNNNNNNNNNNNNNNNNNNNNNNNNNNNNNNNNNNNNNNNNNNNNNNNNNNNNNNNNNNNNNNNNNNNNNNNNNNNNNNNNNNNNNNNNNNNNNNNNNNNNNNNNNNNNNNNNNNNNNNNNNNNNNNNNNNNNNNNNNNNNNNNNNNNNNNNNNNNNNNNNNNNNNNNNNNNNNNNNNNNNNNNNNNNNNNNNNNNNNNNNNNNNNNNNNNNNNNNNNNNNNNNNNNNNNNNNNNNNNNNNNNNNNNNNNNNNNNNNNNNNNNNNNNNNNNNNNNNNNNNNNNNNNNNNNNNNNNNNNNNNNNNNNNNNNNNNNNNNNNNNNNNNNNNNNNNNNNNNNNNNNNNNNNNNNNNNNNNNNNNNNNNNNNNNNNNNNNNNNNNNNNNNNNNNNNNNNNNNNNNNNNNNNNNNNNNNNNNNNNNNNNNNNNNNNNNNNNNNNNNNNNNNNNNNNNNNNNNNNNNNNNNNNNNNNNNNNNNNNNNNNNNNNNNNNNNNNNNNNNNNNNNNNNNNNNNNNNNNNNNNNNNNNNNNNNNNNNNNNNNNNNNNNNNNNNNNNNNNNNNNNNNNNNNNNNNNNNNNNNNNNNNNNNNNNNNNNNNNNNNNNNNNNNNNNNNNNNNNNNNNNNNNNNNNNNNNNNNNNNNNNNNNNNNNNNNNNNNNNNNNNNNNNNNNNNNNNNNNNNNNNNNNNNNNNNNNNNNNNNNNNNNNNNNNNNNNNNNNNNNNNNNNNNNNNNNNNNNNNNNNNNNNNNNNNNNNNNNNNNNNNNNNNNNNNNNNNNNNNNNNNNNNNNNNNNNNNNNNNNNNNNNNNNNNNNNNNNNNNNNNNNNNNNNNNNNNNNNNNNNNNNNNNNNNNNNNNNNNNNNNNNNNNNNNNNNNNNNNNNNNNNNNNNNNNNNNNNNNNNNNNNNNNNNNNNNNNNNNNNNNNNNNNNNNNNNNNNNNNNNNNNNNNNNNNNNNNNNNNNNNNNNNNNNNNNNNNNNNNNNNNNNNNNNNNNNNNNNNNNNNNNNNNNNNNNNNNNNNNNNNNNNNNNNNNNNNNNNNNNNNNNNNNNNNNNNNNNNNNNNNNNNNNNNNNNNNNNNNNNNNNNNNNNNNNNNNNNNNNNNNNNNNNNNNNNNNNNNNNNNNNNNNNNNNNNNNNNNNNNNNNNNNNNNNNNNNNNNNNNNNNNNNNNNNNNNNNNNNNNNNNNNNNNNNNNNNNNNNNNNNNNNNNNNNNNNNNNNNNNNNNNNNNNNNNNNNNNNNNNNNNNNNNNNNNNNNNNNNNNNNNNNNNNNNNNNNNNNNNNNNNNNNNNNNNNNNNNNNNNNNNNNcctccccctcctcctcctcccccttcccCTCCTCAGTCGGTCTTGGTGGTCTTGTGTCTCCAGGGGAACACCAGCTCCCCGATGAAGAGCTTCCTGACCAGGGCGCCCCAGGAGTCCTTGGGGTAGCAGCTGTAGGTGGCGGTGCGGTATGTCTGCAGCACGGAGCCGAACCTCAGAGGGTTCATCTGAGGAAGAACAGCAAACGCTTAGAGGTTCTGGACCGGGTCGGGGTCACAGAGCTTCAGACTGAAACCAAATGAGAGTTCTTACCTCCATCAGCAGGTGAAGGGCGGTGCCGGGCTCATCGCACAGAACTCTGAACTTCACACCTTCTGCAACCACAGAAGAAGCTTTAGAAACACAAGGCCCGGTCCAGTCCTGatctcttcctgttttccttccaATGATCCAGATTCCTGTAATCTGTTCCAGTGTTCTGGACCCAGACTCTGAAGGGTTTTCAGGGTTCTCCTCTCAgcttcagttcttgttcctgaACCTTTTCAGACGATtgttctgacctctgacctctgacctgatCCAGAGCCTCCTAAACTGATGAACCTGAGACAACTGAACCAAGTCTAAACTGGATCTCTTTGTgtctcagaaccagaacctggtcctggtcctgatcctgtccatcacACCTGCAAAATCATTCCATCCCTCTCCAAACGCTTTGCAGCTGATCTGAGGTTTCAGCAGGAAACAGAACCGGATCAGAACTTCTGTTAGCAGAACTAAACCTGGTTTACCTGCTAGTCTGTAGGACCGACAAACCCAAAGACCGACCGAGAACAGAGGGAAGGAGTTGATGAAGTCCACGATGAGATGGAGGACGCCCTGGAACAGAACCACCACCAGGCGCAGCTGCAAGACAGNNNNNNNNNNNNNNNNNNNNNNNNNNNNNNNNNNNNNNNNNNNNNNNNNNNNNNNNNNNNNNNNNNNNNNNNNNNNNNNNNNNNNNNNNNNNNNNNNNNNTCTAAGATCAACAGGAACCTGGAGAACAATCTGTGCTCCATCATTTAATGATCTAAGATCAACAGGAGAACTGGAACTGGAGAACCAACAGAACCGACGGGATCCATGGAGCAGATGTTTCTgagactgaggaggagacaTCCTGGTCCAAAAGAACTCTGAGGTTCTGTACGTTAGAATCGGAGGCCAAATAAAGTGTTTCTGTGAACTCCGAGCTGCTCGTTCATTCAGATAGTTACAGGTTCCTGCGGTTCTCCACggttctctgcagctttttaaatggtCATGAACCTGTCCTGGATCTGGAGTCCTGGATCTGGAGTCCTGGATCTGGAGTCCTTGATCTGGAGTCCTGGATCTGGAGTCCTGGATCTGGAGtcctggatctggatctggagTCCTGGATCTGGATCAGGAGTTCTGGATCAGGAGTTTAGTGGAGCACCATAAACCTGTAGGTAAGCCCCGCCTCCTCCCCCATCAACACACCTCCAGCTGGAGGCTCCGCCCCCTGATCCTCTTCTCTGAGCTACCCTCACAcaccctccctctctctctccctcacacacactctctccctccctcacacacacacacacacaccctccctcaCACACTCTctttccctcacacacacacacacacaccctccctcactctctccctcacacacacacaccctccctcaCACACTCTCTTTCCCTCCCTCACACACTCTCTTtccctccctcacacacacacacacaccctccctcaCTCTCTCCCTCACACACTCGTCGGGATGCTGGCCCTCCTGGCTGCCGGCTCCGTCTTCTTCCCGGGACTCTTCCTGGTGTCCAAACGGACTCTGAAGCTGCTGATGGGATGGAGCGAAGCCGACGCCGTGGTGCTGTCCACACggtaacaacacacacacacactctcacacctGGGAGGATGTGGGCGTCTCACCTGTGTGTAAACTCATGACCTGCAGCTGTTTGGGGTTGGATCTGATGTTTGTTATTCttggttctgacccgtctgGTCCTGACTTGACTGGTCCTGACCCGACTGGTCCTGACCCGACTGGTCCTGACCCGActggttctgacccgtctgGTCCTGACCCATCTGGTTCTGTGTTTTCAGGCTGGTTTCTTCTCTCCAGGCCGTCTTGGCCTCGGCGGCCGGGTGCATCATCGTCTCGTCCTGCAGAGACGTCATGGAGGACAGGTGAGGaccactttgttttgttggagGACAGGTGAGGACCACTTGTCCTCCTGCAGGCAGAGTTTTGTTggaggacaggtgaggacaggtgaggacCACTTGTCCTCCTGCAGGCAGAGTTTTGTTGGAGGACAGGTGAGGACCACTTGTCCTCCAACCTTAAAGAACCTCCCAGTTTGAGCAGCGTGTTCCTGTCGGCCTGTAATCTGATTACTGACCTATTTCAGTCTGAGATCGTCCTCCCctcactgaggaggaggaggaggaggaggaggaggaggaagggcgGCCTCCTCATTTCCCTGTCAAAGTGGAGCGCACGTTCGATTCCCATTTGTTTATCAAATCACAGCCATGGTTACGGGACAGCAGCCGCTCCCATTGGCTGACTcccagctgctaccacaccaacatCTGCTaaggtccattagctgtggcggccatcttgaatcaggtcatAGATGAGCAGCCAATCATAACTTTCTGAAGTTTGAAtaaatccgttcagtggtttgtgagacacacaggcagttacatgatcgcccgccttcCACAGCGTTTcctcctcacttcctgtttcctcctcagACACTGGCTCACTGAGGCCTACATCCTGTTCGCCACGCCATACTTCCTCTACGACATCTACGCCATGTTCCTGTGCTACCGGCACAAGCTGctggtcaaaggtcatgagGAGGCGGGGCTTGTAGCCGTGGTGTCGGGTTACCTGCGCCgagaggttctgatggttctgcaTCACGTCTTCATGGTGACCTTCTGCTTCCCTGCCTCTCTGGTAACTATGACAGCGACGGTCCTTCGACGCCGCCTTCCAGTCAAACACTCGGTTCCTGAAGTGAACCCGGACCCGgtctgacccctgacccctgacccctgacccctaaCCCCgttccctctcctctctctcagcTGTGGCGCCGGGGCAGAGGAGATTACTTTCAGGGCGTTCTGTTTCTGGCCGAGCTCAGCACGCCGTCCGTCAGTCTGGGAAAAGTCCTGATCCAGGTAATCAGATTACTTCCTGCTGAACACAGAGccggtttgtttgttttcagtttataaataaagtttatattatttatatgtTAGTGAGGCGTTCAAAGACAGACTTCTTCTGTAGGAAACGacaactttcagtttttagtttttttgtagatttaattaaaataaatagatcagaattttttaataaaataaaagcctaatcTACGTTAAAGGGATGTGTGTCGCCCGCCTGAGCTGCGGTTGAAGGGATGCCTGTCGCCCGCCTGAGCTGCGGTTGAAGGGATGTGTGTCGCCCGCCTGAGCTGCGGTTGAAGGGATGCCTGTCGCCCGCCNNNNNNNNNNNNNNNNNNNNNNNNNNNNNNNNNNNNNNNNNNNNNNNNNNNNNNNNNNNNNNNNNNNNNNNNNNNNNNNNNNNNNNNNNNNNNNNNNNNNNNNNNNNNNNNNNNNNNNNNNNNNNNNNNNNNNNNNNNNNNNNNNNNNNNNNNNNNNNNNNNNNNNNNNNNNNNNNNNNNNNNNNNNNNNNNNNNNNNNNNNNNNNNNNNNNNNNNNNNNNNNNNNNNNNNNNNNNNNNNNNNNNNNNNNNNNNNNNNNNNNNNNNNNNNNNNNNNNNNNNNNNNNNNNNNNNNNNNNNNNNNNNNNNNNNNNNNNNNNNNNNNNNNNNNNNNNNNNNNNNNNNNNNNNNNNNNNNNNNNNNNNNNNNNNNNNNNNNNNNNNNNNNNNNNNNNNNNNNNNNNNNNNNNNNNNNNNNNNNNNNNNNNNNNNNNNNNNNNNNNNNNNNNNNNNNNNNNNNNNNNNNNNNNNNNNNNNNNNNNNNNNNNNNNNNNNNNNNNNNNNNNNNNNNNNNNNNNNNNNNNNNNNNNNNNNNNNNNNNNNNNNNNNNNNNNNNNNNNNNNNNNNNNNNNNNNNNNNNNNNNNNNNNNNNNNNNNNNNNNNNNNNNNNNNNNNNNNNNNNNNNNNNNNNNNNNNNNNNNNNNNNNNNNNNNNNNNNNNNNNNNNNNNNNNNNNNNNNNNNNNNNNNNNNNNNNNNNNNNNNNNNNNNNNNNNNNNNNNNNNNNNNNNNNNNNNNNNNNNNNNNNNNNNNNNNNNNNNNNNNNNNNNNNNNNNNNNNNNNNNNNNNNNNNNNNNNNNNNNNNNNNNNNNNNNNNNNNNNNNNNNNNNNNNNNNNNNNNNNNNNNNNNNNNNNNNNNNNNNNNNNNNNNNNNNNNNNNNNNNNNNNNNNNNNNNNNNNNNNNNNNNNNNNNNNNNNNNNNNNNNNNNNNNNNNNNNNNNNNNNNNNNNNNNNNNNNNNNNNNNNNNNNNNNNNNNNNNNNNNNNNNNNNNNNNNNNNNNNNNNNNCCCGCCTGAGCTGCGGTTGAAGGGATGCGTGTCGCCCGCCTGAGCTGCGGTTGAAGGGATGCCTGTCGCCCGCCTGAGCTGCGGTTGAAGGGATGCGTGTCGCCCGCCTCGGTGGGACGGTCCAATCAGAATGTTTGTCTGGATTCAGTTTCAGAAGCAGAACTCTCTGCTGCACCGACTGAATGGAGGCGTCGTCCTCGTGTCCTTCTGCTGCTGCCGGGTGCTGCTCTTCCCCTACCTGTACTACGCCTACAGCAGGTCCgtccacctgtccacctgtctgtgtctctgtccaccTGGCCTGCTCTCA
It encodes:
- the LOC108228484 gene encoding ceramide synthase-like, yielding MLALLAAGSVFFPGLFLVSKRTLKLLMGWSEADAVVLSTRLVSSLQAVLASAAGCIIVSSCRDVMEDRHWLTEAYILFATPYFLYDIYAMFLCYRHKLLVKGHEEAGLVAVVSGYLRREVLMVLHHVFMVTFCFPASLLWRRGRGDYFQGVLFLAELSTPSVSLGKVLIQFQKQNSLLHRLNGGVVLVSFCCCRVLLFPYLYYAYSRYASIPVLAVPLVAPWQCNLGAVLLWPLQLYWFCLICRGALRQFRRHPNAPPDRTHH